In Candidatus Contubernalis alkalaceticus, the genomic window CTCCGGTGGTGGAGTAGCCTTTCTGATTCCCTTGAAAGCTCTGGATAACTTACTGGAAAACACCGAAGGGGATGAAGCTACTGGAATAGCTCTGATTCGCCGTTCCTTAGAGGAGCCGGTGCGTCAGATTGCTGAAAATGCTGGTGTTGAAGGTTCTATCGTAGTAGAAAAGATTAAGAACTCTGAGCCGGGCATTGGATACAACGCAGTGAAAAACATTTACGAAAATATGTTGGAGGCTGGAATTGTTGACCCGGCCAAGGTTACCCGGTCTGCTCTGCAGAATGCAGCCAGCATCGCAGCCTTGTTCTTGACTACCGAAGCAGTAGTTGCTGATGCCCCTGATGAAGATGGCGGAGGCATGGGAATGCCCGGTGGAATGGGTGGCATGGGCGGCGGCATGCCAATGATGTAGTTTAGAAATTAATAAATTATGACCAATTTTTCTTATCTGTAACTAAAGGTGATAGGGATGGGAGAATTGGCAGAAACGAAAAGCAAAAACACAAAAAGAGAGAACCGAAAACGGTTCTCTCTTTTTGTTGTTTACTTTTTATTTTTTCTAATACTGTTTTAGCTTAGAGCTTTAGGTCTTAAAGGTTAATCTTAGGCAGATTGGCCAGAGATTTTTTAATGGCCTCCTCCGGGTACTCATAATCTGTCAGCTTACCCGCCAGATAGTCGTCGTAAGCGGTTAGATCAAAATGCCCGTGTCCGCTGAGGTTAAAGAGAATGGTTTTTTGCTCTCCACTTTCTTTGCATTCCAGGGCTACATCAATGGCTCCCCTGATGGCATGGGCAGACTCCGGTGCCGGCAGGATGCCTTCACTGCGGGTGAACAGCATGGCAGCTTCAAAAACTCCCAATTGGTTCAAAGCTCGGGCTTCCGCCAGGTTGTCTTTTACCAGCTGACTTACCAGGGGAGAATCTCCGTGGTATCTCAGTCCGCCTGCATGAAATCCAGGAGGCACAAAATCATGTCCCAGGGTATACATCATAGATAGAGGGGTGAGCTTAGCAATGTCTCCGTAATCATATGTAAACTCTCCCCGGGTGAGGGTAGGGCACGCTGAAGGTTCAACGGCAATTACCTGAATATCTTTTCCGTTTATTTTATCGTAGAGGAAGGGGAAGGCGATGCCGCCGAAGTTGCTGCCCCCGCCGCAGCAGGCTACAATAACATCGGGATATTCCTGTACCTTGGCCAGTTGGGCCTTAGCTTCCAATCCAATAATGCTCTGGTGAAGCAGAACATGGTTCAGCACGCTTCCCAGGGCATAGTTGGTGTCTTCCCTGGTGGCCGCGTCTTCTACCGCTTCACTGATGGCGATCCCCAAACTGCCCATAGAGTCCGGATCATCCTTAAGAACTTGTCTTCCGGAATTTGTTTGGTCACTGGGGCTGGCAATTACATTGGAGCCCCAGGTTTCTATGAGTGAACGCCGGTAGGGTTTTTGATGGTAACTCACTTTAACCATATACACTGTGCATTCCAGTCCGAATAGGCTGCAGGCCAAACTCAGAGCGCTTCCCCACTGTCCTGCTCCGGTTTCTGTGGCCAGCCGCTTAATGCCGGAAATTTTATTGTAATAAGCTTGGGCAATGGCTGTATTGGGTTTATGGCTTCCCGCCGGGCTTACCCCCTCATTTTTGTAGTAGATTTTTGCTGGAGTTTGAAGGGCTTTTTCCAGGTTATAAGCCCGATGCAGGGGAGAGGGCCTCCACAGCTTATAGATATTGAGAACTTCATCGGGTATGTCAATCCAACGTTCGGTAGAAACTTCCTGCATAATTAAGGGCATCGGAAAAATCGCGGAAAGGTCATCTGGAGTGAGTGGTTTTTGTGTCTGTGGATTAAGGGAGGGCTTTAACGGGTTAGGCAGGTCTGCCTGGATATTATACCACTGCTTGGGTATGTCTTGCTCGTCCAGCAGAATTTTATAAGGAATCATATTCTTCCTCCTTTTATATTTTTTAACTAATCATAATTTATCTTAACAGTTATAAAATGTCAAGTTCAAAGGCTGTATTATATGTATTTCCCTCAAATATCGGGGTTTTAATCTTTTGTGTAGTTAATTACTTGACTTAAGAAGGAAATTATTAAAGAGTGTCAAAATATAAGGAGTATATTTCTTATTTTTGATAATGGGAGGGAAAATGGTGAAAGAAATCTCTATTCACGCCAGGGCAGGACAGGGGGCCATTACACTAGCAGCATTATTGGGGACGGCGGTTTTCCTGGAAGGAGGATATGCCCTTGTATTTCCCCATTTCGGTGCAGCGCGGATGGGCGCTCCTATGAATAGTTTCGTTAGAATAAGTGGGCAGCAGATCAGGGTGAGAAGTCAGGTTTATGAACCTGATTACATAATGGTGGTGGATGCTTCTCTGATGCGGGGGTTTAATGTGTTTCAAGGAATGCAGGAGGGGGGAGTTGCCTATATTAACCGGCAGTCTCAAGATGGTATATCGGTTCCCCATGGAGTAAAGGTGTATGATATACCAGCTGATGAGCTTTCTTTGAAAATTTTTAACAGGCCAATGGGGAATACAGTGCTTTTGGGAGCTTTTTCTGCCGGCACGGGAGAAGTATCCCTGGATAGCCTGGAAAAAGCTGTGGAAGATAAGTTTCCTGAAAAAATAGTGCAGTTGAATGTAGAGGCCTTTAGGGCGGGCTATGAATATTTTAAGGAAAAGTTTGCGTAAAATATTGTTTTAATCCAATACTTTTTTAAAAGCAGAAAAAGAAATTTTGGCTGTGTCTGTCAGTTAATGGAGTTAGAACTCCCCCGTTAGGTATTATTTTTTGAGGAAGGAGAAAGCCCATGCTTGTAAAAATCACATCCAAGCCTGGAACTACCAGGGAAATCGAGACCGGGTCCTGGCGAATGGGTTTAAAACCCAAGTTTTTGCAGAAAAATTGTAATGCCTGCAGCCTTTGTGCTTTATTGTGTCCGGAAGGTGTAATCACCGGTAGAATGAAAAAGACTTTTCAAACGGATTATCGGTATTGTAAGGGGTGCGGTATATGTGCAGAGGAATGTCCTGAAAAGGATATTCTAATGGTGAAGGAGGAGGAAGAAGCGTGAAGTATTTTTTGGAAGGTTCTATCGCTGTAGCTGAAGCGGTAAGGTTGTGTAAACCTGGAGTTATTTCAGCTTATCCCATTACTCCCCAGACCCATATTGTTGAGAAACTGGCGGATTTCATGGCAAACGGTCAGTTAGAATCTCAGTTTGTAAATGTGGAGAGCGAACATTCTGCCGCTTCAGTAGTGCTGGGATCCCTGGCTGCGGAAGTCAGGTCTTATACGGCCAGCAGTTCTCAAGGCCTGCTGTTGATGTCAGAGGTTTTGTACAATATTGCCGGACTTCGGCTGCCCCTGGTAATAACCTGTGCCAATCGTGCGGTTTCAGCCCCTCTGAGTATTTGGAACGATCAGCAAGATTCCGAAGCCCTAAGGGATGCAGGCGTGATTCAGCTCTATGTAGAAAATATTCAGGAGGCGGTAGACTATCATCTCTTTGCATTTCGATTGGCAGAGGACCCCAGGGTGCTGCTGCCGGTTATGGTTTGCATGGATGGTTTTGTGCTCACCCACGCCTATGAAGCGGTGGATATTCCGGAATCGGAAAGAGTAGATGTTTTTTTGCCGGAGTTCAAATTGCAGGACAAACTGGATGTTTCCGAACCCATCAGCATTGGAACAGTATTGGATCCCCGATTTTATATGGAGACCCGGTATGCGATCCAGGAGACCATGAGGGAAGCACAGATTATTATGAAAGAGATGAAACAGGAATTTGAAAAGGCCTTTGAACGGGAACTGCATGTCTTTTTTGAACCTTACTTAATGGAGGATGCAAAGAAAGTAATTATTTCCAGAGGCTCTGTAGCAGGCACTGTTAAGGATGTTGTAGACGAGATGCGGAAAGAGGGAGAAAAAGTTGGAGCTCTAAAAGTAATATCTTACCGTCCCTTCCCTGCGGATAAACTGTATGAAGCTTTAAAGGACATTCCTGAGGTGGCAGTTTTAGATCGGGCTATTTCTCTGGGAGGTTATGGTCCTATGTATACTCAATTTAAGGCCTTGTTCCAGGGCAAGGAAAAGAACCCTAAAGTCAGTGGTTTTATCGGAGGTCTAGGGCAGAGGGATATCACCAAAAACGATATCCGTAAGATATATGAGAAGCTGGGCGAAGAAGAGGTTTCCTGTCAGTTTATCAATTTGAATCAGGAGTATTTGATGCAGGCCCGAAGGTATACGTAAATGATAATATCCAGTAATGCCTTAAAAGACATATAACCATAAGACAGGGGAACTGTCCTACTGTCTTGATTTGAAAGAGGGGTGAGTATGTAGTGAAGGATAATGGTTTAATGGCTCCTGGTGACGCTTTGTGTGCCGGATGTGGGCAGGCGACTGCCGCCAGGATTGTAGTGGATACGGCAGGTCCTAACACTATATTAGTCAACGCTACAGGATGCCTGGAGGTTTCTACCTCGTTATTTCCAACTTCCTCATGGGAGGTTCCCTGGATTCATTCACTTTTTGAAAACACGGCTGCAGTAGCGGCAGGGGTTGAGGCTGCTTTAAAATATCAAGACAAGTTGGGTGAAGTAAAGGTTATTGCCCAGGCCGGGGATGGCGGCACTGCGGATATCGGACTGCAGGCTCTTTCAGGCATGTGGGAGAGAGGCCACGATGTGCTCTATGTATGTTATGATAACTCCGCATATATGAATACCGGGGTTCAAAGAAGCAGTCTGACACCTTTTGGTGCTTCTACCAGCACCAGTCCATCGGGATCCCATTCCGGAGGTAATCCTTTCCGGGAGAAAAATATGCTGAAAATTGCAGCGGCCCATCATATACCCTATGCTGCTTCTGCTTCCGTCGGGTATCCCAGGGATTTGCGGAGAAAGGTCAAGAAAGCATTATCAATAAAAGGACCTAAATACCTTCATGTGTTAGTTCCATGCCCCTTAGGATGGCGGCATGAAACCAGGCTGACTATTAAATTAGGAAAGTTGGCGGTTGAAACAGGGTTGTTTCCCATGGTGGAATATGAATATGGAGAAATAACAGCTGTTTATAAAATAAAGGAAATTGCAGAAGTAGAGGAATATTTAAAACCCCAGGGCAGGTTTGCTCATCTGTTTGATGATTCGGAAAAATCCCTAAATCAGCTTGAAAGAATAAGGGATTTAGCTAAATATAATATAAACTATTACGGTCTTTTGAAGGAATAATTATGGAAAGAGTAGTATGATAGTACATGGCATAATGCAGTTTTTTTTATAATTCCTGGACATAATAGAAAAAGTGCTGCTGTTTCTAAAATGATGAGCTAAGAAGGTTAGTTTACAGGGCATTTGAGGAGGTTCATATTTGCTTGGCAAAGTATATGGTTTTGGAGCACTGAACGTGGATTTGATTTTTCAAATTCCTAAAGATACAGCTGAAAAGCTGCCTTATCAGCCGGGATGTGAATATGTTGAAGGGCCTTCTGAAGCAGCTGTACTGCTGAAGTTGTTATCAAATCAGGGGATTTTAAAGGGTAGGTACGGGGGAGGGTCCGCGGCAAACACCACAGTAGCTCTGTCCCGTTTGGGGGTTTCTTGCGGTTTTATTGGCAGGGTAGGAGAAGATCCTGAGGGAGATTTTTTGCTGGAAAGCCTGGAGGATGTAGATAAAGGGAATATTGTCAAAGGGGGCAGAAGCGGCCTGTGTATTACTCTTCTTTTGGGGGATAGCAAGGATCGTTCTCTGGTAATCTGTCCCAATGCCAACGACCAGATGGATTATAATGACCTTACTGTAAATGAGATAAATGAAGAAGCTGCCTGTATACATCTAACCTCCTTTCATGGGGATAAGCCTTTTGAAGCTCAGTGCAGGTTAATTGAACAGCTGCCCCCCGGGGTCAAGGTAAGTTTTGACCCCGGTATGTTTTATGCCCGCAGGGGAATGGACTCTTTAGAACCCTTGATAAGCCGGGCTAATTACTTTTTTCCGGAAAAAAAAGAAGTGGAGCTTTTGACCGGCCGCCCCTGGAGGGAAGGTGCCAGTGAACTGCTGAAAATGGGACCGGAGGTTATTTTATGTACCCTGGGGGAGGCAGGAGTTTTTGTCCTTCATTCTTCCGGGGAATTTACTGTACCTGCTCTAAAAGTGCCGGTGGTGGACACTACCGGAGCCGGGGATGTCTTTGCCGCCGGATTTACTGCTGCTCGATTAGAGGGGAACAGTCTAAGGGACAGTGTAAAACGGGGAATTTATTGGGCCGGTCGTAGTGTTACCGGTATGGGCAGGGAAAAATATCCTTTGAAGCTTTAAGCCTATCAGAAGAATTGGGCAGTGGGAAAACTACCCTCAAGGGTACTCAAGGGTAGGGGGTCAGGCCTTCTGGCACTTTGGATGGATAGAAGTGAAGTGTTATCAGAAGAACCATCCCCTTGACAATTTATAACGGGAGTGTGAACAGTGGATACGTTTAAGTTAGGCTGGTTTTCTACCGGAAGGGACCAGGCAGCCAGGGACCTTCTGCAGGTGGTGTTAAAGGACATAGAAAAGGGGAACATCCCCCACTCTGAGATTTCTTTTGTTTTCTGCAGCCGGGAAGAGGGGGAGTCTGTGGAAAGTGACAGATTTATTCAACAGGTTCGGGAAAATCATATTCCTCTGATATGTTTTTCCTCCCAGAGATTCAAGCCGGAGTTAAGAAAAAAGGGTCTGGAATTGGAACAGCAGGGGGATATAAGCAAGATTTGGGAATGGCGCCGCCTCTATGATGGGGAAGTAACAGAGTTAATAAGAAATTTTCCGGCAAACCTGGTTGTTTTGGCGGGGTATATGCTGGTGGTAGGTGAAGAAATGTGCAGGGAATATCCCATGGTGAATCTCCATCCGGCCCGCCCCGGAGGCCCCAAAGGTTCTTGGCAGGAGGTTGTGTGGGAACTTATGCTGAAAAGGTCAGAAGAAACCGGGGTCATGATGCACCTTGTTACGCCGGTTCTGGATGAAGGCCCTCCGGTGACTTACTGTCTTTTTGATATTAAAGGGCCAAATTTTGATTCAGGTTGGAGGGAACTTGAAAAACGGGAACAGCAGTGCCCTGGGCTTTTACGAGGGGGAGGGGTGAAGGCAGCTAAAGATTTTGCGCTGTTCCATGAGATTAGAAAACAGGGCCTGATCAGGGAGTTCCCCCTGATCAGTTATACGGTGAAAGTTTTTGCTGAGGGAAGAGTACGGGTCCAGGGGGAGAAAATTCTTGATTCCCAGGGCATGGAGCTTTCCCAAGGCTGCAATCTGACTAAAATGATTGACGGTACGATAAAAAAAGCTTAGAATACCAAAGTGATGAAAACAGATAAAATAACAGCCATTAGTAATGTTTTTTGGTTATCAATGGATCAGAAATAAAGGAGGAAAAACGTGAAGAAGCTGATTGCTTTTGACCTGGAGGGACCCCTATCCCCCATGGACCATGCCTTTGATTCTATGGCCCTGGTGGAGGAGGGAGACAAGATATTTTCTGTCTTAAGCCGGTATGATGACCTGTTGGCTCTGGAGGGCAAGGAGGGTTATGAGCCGGGGGATACTCTTTCCCTAATTATTCCCTTTCTCCTGTTTCACCGCATCAAGGAGGATGACCTTCGGGAGGTTTCCTCCCGGGCAGGGCTGGTAAAGGGTGCTGGAGAGCTCATTGGGAATTTAAAAGAGACGGGCTGGAAGGTTCATATTATCTCCACGTCTTATCAGCAGCATGCCCACAGCATTGCCAGCAGACTAAATGTTCCTGTCTTTCAAGAGGGCGAGCAGAGAGTTTTCTGTACAGAGCTATCCCTGGATGACAGTTACCAGCGCCTGGGCAAAGAGGATTTTTCTTTGATGGAAGGGGTGGAGAATTATATACTGGACAACCTCTATACAGAAAACCTGGAATCTGGGGAGAAGGATCAGGAGATGAAAGCTTACCTGGATTCATTTTTCTGGGAGCAGCTTAAGGGAACTCGCCTGGGGGAAATTTTTTCAAAGGTTCGGGTTATGGGCGGTCGTAGAAAGATGCGCTCAGTAGAAATAATATTACATCGTCATGGTGTTTTCCTTGAAAATATGGCCGTGGTGGGTGACAGTATAACCGATTTTCAGATGCTTAAGGCAGTGGAGGCCGGAGGTGGATTTGCTGTGGTTTTTAACGGAAACGCTTATGCTCTGTCTTATGGAACCTGTTCTCTGGCCACAACAGATATGCGAAACCTGCAGTATCTTTTGGATCTCTGGGTTCAAGGGGGCCGGGAAAAGGTAAGGAAGCAGGTAAAATTAAGGGAAGGTAATAAAAAAGAACCTTTTTACCACTGGTTGGTGGGAATGGAGATGTCAGATATTGAAGAGATTGTTGAGGTCCATAAAGTTACCAGAAGTGTAGTGAGGGGCCGGGCAGCCAAACTGGGCTAGTTTACCCCCAAAAGATTGGTTGGAGTGGTATTATGGAGTTGGTATTTTTATATTTCTCATCTATGTTCATTGGTTTTTCAGGGGCCTTAGTTCCAGGGCCTCTGTTGTCGGTTAATGTGCGGGAGACCCTGAAGAGAGGAATTTCTGCCGGGCCGCTGTTGATTTCTGGACATGCCCTTCTGGAGTTGGGGATCACCCTGGCCCTGGTTTTTGGCCTCAGCGTATTTTTAGTCAGCCCCGTGGTCAGCGGAACCTTTGGGCTTTTGGGCGCAGTGGTGCTGGTATGGATGGGTTATGGTATGCTCCGGGAAGCCCGTCAAAAAAACCTGGAGTTGGAAATGGGGGGGGAAGAAAAGGGGTCTGCCCTGGGTCCGGTTGCCACCGGTGCACTGGTAAGTCTCTTAAACCCTTACTTTACTCTATGGTGGGGTACGGTAGGAGCAGGATATGTGGTTATTTCCCTTCAATATGGGATGGCTGGTATCATTTTCTTTTATCTGGGCCACATCTCGGCGGATTTTATCTGGTATACACTGGTATCCTGGCTCCTGGTGAGAGGAAGCAGTAAGTTTTCACCTAACCTATACCGGGCAATTACCGGTGTCTGTGGGATTTTTTTAATGGCTATGGCGATTTATTTTTTTTACTCCGGATTAACTTTTTTTTAATTCTTTAACGATGGCCCCTAAAAATAAACTTATTTTGTTATAATATCATTGTTAACAGGGGTTAATAAGGATAAAATAGAATAGTAATACCTGTCTTAAAAAATAATCATTTTTTACCGAAAAATAGTTTATTGTGGAAAGGGATGAGGGTTCATTGTCTGAAGAGAAAGTGATAATTCTGGACTTCGGTGCCCAGTATACCCAGTTGATTGCCCGAAGAATCAGAGAGGAAAATGTTTACTGTGAAATACTTCCTTTCAATGCTTCGATGGAGGAAATCCTGGCGATGAAACCTGGAGCACTGGTCTTTTCTGGGGGATCAGGAAGTGTATATGAGGAAGGGGCTCCTTTCTGCCATAAGGAAATGTTTGATTTAGACCTGCCTATGTTGGGAATATGTTATGGGATGCAGCTGATGGCAAAAGTCCTGGGAGGAGAAGTAACTCCGGCCCAGCGGTCAGAGTTTGGGAAAACTCGGCTGACTTTGATAAATGAAGATATTCTTTTCCAGGATGTGCCCCGGGAAATGATCTGCTGGATGAGCCACGGTGATTATGTTACGGCTCCTCCGCCGGGGTATGGGGTTACCGCCACCACAGAGAATTCACCGGTAGCGGCTATGAGCAGCCCTGATCTGAAGAGATATGCCGTCCAGTTCCATCCGGAGGTGGTGCATACTCAGCATGGAAAAGAAATAATACAAAACTTTCTGTTTAAAGTATGTGGGTTTAAAGGGACCTGGAATATGGAATCCTTTGTGAAGCGATCTATTGAAGAAATTAGAAAAACTGTAGGGCCTGATGAAAAAGTGGTGTGCGGCCTTAGCGGAGGAGTGGACTCTTCTGTGGCGGCGGTCCTGGTGCATAAAGCCATTGGTGATAGACTAGAATGTATTTTTGTTGATCACGGGCTGCTGCGCAAGGATGAGGCTTCAGAAGTGATGAAGACATTTGCGGACAAGTTTCATATGAATGTAACTCTGGTAAATGCTCAAGAGAGATTTTTGTCCAAGCTAAAAGGGGTTACTGACCCGGAAGAAAAAAGAAAGATAATTGGAAATGAATTTATTTATGTGTTTGAAGATGAGGCGGCAAAACTTGGGCAAATAGATTATCTGGTGCAGGGCACTCTCTATCCTGATGTAATTGAGAGCGGCACCGCCACGGCGGCGGTAATTAAGTCCCACCACAACGTGGGGGGGCTGCCGGAGAACATGCGGTTAAAGCTTATTGAGCCTTTGGATCAGCTTTTCAAGGATGAGGTGCGGTTGGTAGCCCAGGAATTGGAAATGCCCCGGGAGATTACCTGGCGGCAGCCTTTCCCCGGACCTGGATTGGGGGTAAGATGCCTGGGAGAAGTAAACGAAGAGAAGCTTCAGGTTCTTCGGGAAGCTGATGCCATTGTCCGGGAGGAAGTGGCCAAGGCGGGACTGGATAAGGAAATCTGGCAGTATTTTGCAGTACTTCCCAACGTCAGAAGCGTTGGGGTTATGGGGGATAAACGTACTTACAGCCACACGGTGGCCATGAGAGCGGTGCATAGTCATGACGGTATGACTGCGGACTGGGTAAGGATTCCCTATGAAGTGCTGGAGAGGATTTCCAGCCGTATTGTAAATGAAATTCCCCTGGCAAATCGTTTTGTTTATGACATGACGGCAAAACCGCCGTCTACTATCGAATGGGAATAATGGAGGTGTAAAAATGGAAAAAGCATTGGTAAGTATAGTTATGGGAAGTGATTCGGACCTTCCGGTTATGAAAGAAAGTGCGCAGGTTTTGGAAGAACTGGGGATTGGTTTTGAAATGTTGATATCTT contains:
- a CDS encoding LysE family transporter, coding for MELVFLYFSSMFIGFSGALVPGPLLSVNVRETLKRGISAGPLLISGHALLELGITLALVFGLSVFLVSPVVSGTFGLLGAVVLVWMGYGMLREARQKNLELEMGGEEKGSALGPVATGALVSLLNPYFTLWWGTVGAGYVVISLQYGMAGIIFFYLGHISADFIWYTLVSWLLVRGSSKFSPNLYRAITGVCGIFLMAMAIYFFYSGLTFF
- a CDS encoding carbohydrate kinase family protein, which codes for MLGKVYGFGALNVDLIFQIPKDTAEKLPYQPGCEYVEGPSEAAVLLKLLSNQGILKGRYGGGSAANTTVALSRLGVSCGFIGRVGEDPEGDFLLESLEDVDKGNIVKGGRSGLCITLLLGDSKDRSLVICPNANDQMDYNDLTVNEINEEAACIHLTSFHGDKPFEAQCRLIEQLPPGVKVSFDPGMFYARRGMDSLEPLISRANYFFPEKKEVELLTGRPWREGASELLKMGPEVILCTLGEAGVFVLHSSGEFTVPALKVPVVDTTGAGDVFAAGFTAARLEGNSLRDSVKRGIYWAGRSVTGMGREKYPLKL
- a CDS encoding formyltransferase family protein, coding for MDTFKLGWFSTGRDQAARDLLQVVLKDIEKGNIPHSEISFVFCSREEGESVESDRFIQQVRENHIPLICFSSQRFKPELRKKGLELEQQGDISKIWEWRRLYDGEVTELIRNFPANLVVLAGYMLVVGEEMCREYPMVNLHPARPGGPKGSWQEVVWELMLKRSEETGVMMHLVTPVLDEGPPVTYCLFDIKGPNFDSGWRELEKREQQCPGLLRGGGVKAAKDFALFHEIRKQGLIREFPLISYTVKVFAEGRVRVQGEKILDSQGMELSQGCNLTKMIDGTIKKA
- the guaA gene encoding glutamine-hydrolyzing GMP synthase produces the protein MSEEKVIILDFGAQYTQLIARRIREENVYCEILPFNASMEEILAMKPGALVFSGGSGSVYEEGAPFCHKEMFDLDLPMLGICYGMQLMAKVLGGEVTPAQRSEFGKTRLTLINEDILFQDVPREMICWMSHGDYVTAPPPGYGVTATTENSPVAAMSSPDLKRYAVQFHPEVVHTQHGKEIIQNFLFKVCGFKGTWNMESFVKRSIEEIRKTVGPDEKVVCGLSGGVDSSVAAVLVHKAIGDRLECIFVDHGLLRKDEASEVMKTFADKFHMNVTLVNAQERFLSKLKGVTDPEEKRKIIGNEFIYVFEDEAAKLGQIDYLVQGTLYPDVIESGTATAAVIKSHHNVGGLPENMRLKLIEPLDQLFKDEVRLVAQELEMPREITWRQPFPGPGLGVRCLGEVNEEKLQVLREADAIVREEVAKAGLDKEIWQYFAVLPNVRSVGVMGDKRTYSHTVAMRAVHSHDGMTADWVRIPYEVLERISSRIVNEIPLANRFVYDMTAKPPSTIEWE
- a CDS encoding 2-oxoacid:acceptor oxidoreductase family protein, which produces MVKEISIHARAGQGAITLAALLGTAVFLEGGYALVFPHFGAARMGAPMNSFVRISGQQIRVRSQVYEPDYIMVVDASLMRGFNVFQGMQEGGVAYINRQSQDGISVPHGVKVYDIPADELSLKIFNRPMGNTVLLGAFSAGTGEVSLDSLEKAVEDKFPEKIVQLNVEAFRAGYEYFKEKFA
- a CDS encoding TrpB-like pyridoxal phosphate-dependent enzyme; the protein is MIPYKILLDEQDIPKQWYNIQADLPNPLKPSLNPQTQKPLTPDDLSAIFPMPLIMQEVSTERWIDIPDEVLNIYKLWRPSPLHRAYNLEKALQTPAKIYYKNEGVSPAGSHKPNTAIAQAYYNKISGIKRLATETGAGQWGSALSLACSLFGLECTVYMVKVSYHQKPYRRSLIETWGSNVIASPSDQTNSGRQVLKDDPDSMGSLGIAISEAVEDAATREDTNYALGSVLNHVLLHQSIIGLEAKAQLAKVQEYPDVIVACCGGGSNFGGIAFPFLYDKINGKDIQVIAVEPSACPTLTRGEFTYDYGDIAKLTPLSMMYTLGHDFVPPGFHAGGLRYHGDSPLVSQLVKDNLAEARALNQLGVFEAAMLFTRSEGILPAPESAHAIRGAIDVALECKESGEQKTILFNLSGHGHFDLTAYDDYLAGKLTDYEYPEEAIKKSLANLPKINL
- the porA gene encoding pyruvate ferredoxin oxidoreductase — encoded protein: MKYFLEGSIAVAEAVRLCKPGVISAYPITPQTHIVEKLADFMANGQLESQFVNVESEHSAASVVLGSLAAEVRSYTASSSQGLLLMSEVLYNIAGLRLPLVITCANRAVSAPLSIWNDQQDSEALRDAGVIQLYVENIQEAVDYHLFAFRLAEDPRVLLPVMVCMDGFVLTHAYEAVDIPESERVDVFLPEFKLQDKLDVSEPISIGTVLDPRFYMETRYAIQETMREAQIIMKEMKQEFEKAFERELHVFFEPYLMEDAKKVIISRGSVAGTVKDVVDEMRKEGEKVGALKVISYRPFPADKLYEALKDIPEVAVLDRAISLGGYGPMYTQFKALFQGKEKNPKVSGFIGGLGQRDITKNDIRKIYEKLGEEEVSCQFINLNQEYLMQARRYT
- a CDS encoding thiamine pyrophosphate-dependent enzyme codes for the protein MKDNGLMAPGDALCAGCGQATAARIVVDTAGPNTILVNATGCLEVSTSLFPTSSWEVPWIHSLFENTAAVAAGVEAALKYQDKLGEVKVIAQAGDGGTADIGLQALSGMWERGHDVLYVCYDNSAYMNTGVQRSSLTPFGASTSTSPSGSHSGGNPFREKNMLKIAAAHHIPYAASASVGYPRDLRRKVKKALSIKGPKYLHVLVPCPLGWRHETRLTIKLGKLAVETGLFPMVEYEYGEITAVYKIKEIAEVEEYLKPQGRFAHLFDDSEKSLNQLERIRDLAKYNINYYGLLKE
- a CDS encoding 4Fe-4S binding protein; translation: MLVKITSKPGTTREIETGSWRMGLKPKFLQKNCNACSLCALLCPEGVITGRMKKTFQTDYRYCKGCGICAEECPEKDILMVKEEEEA